The genomic region GGGTACACAAGTTACAAACAAGATTCCATAACAAACCCAACAATGCAGCTATATGACCTATCAACCTGGGCTCTGATACCAACTTTGTCACGACCCACCCTTGGCCATGACCGACACACAAACTATGACTTCCCTAGTCTGGCCAGCCTATCATATACACAACAACCTGTAaaataacacacacacacacacacactatataaatatatatatatatatagacaaatccatatacatatatttcatTCCATCCATTTAATAACAAAGTTGACTATAAATACTAATCATCAAGTGTCTTAAAATATCATAAGCACGTCTTCATCATGTCTATAAGAGagaatcatttaaatttcaaaatacagGAATTCTCTCTAAATCTCTTATTACCCTGGCCCCTATAGCTGCATTATACTAGAGTTACAACCAAAAATATCCATCAGACACAATGGGGACCTACCAAAAAGATAATCAAGTTCCTGGGTGTGTCAGCAAATCCCAAGAAATCGGTTACTCCACTACTGTGTATCTgagaaaggaaataaaataaggGGTAAGTCACAAGGACTTAGTGAGAGCATAATATACTAAGCGGACAAGAAAGAGAGCACCATTTAACATGAGTATTTCCATCCCAAGAGATGTTATAATGaccttaaataaataatgaacaaaaataCGCTTGCTTTTAGAAATCAATGTACGCAAAGAATATAAATTTCAGAACTTCTCATAAGCTGGTATccaaaataattactttaaaatcaaGCATTCATTCTACTATGTGCACATAGACCACATTATCTTTTCGTTGTGGTGAACGGTAATTATATAACTACGACATTTAGCTCGTAGGctgcattatctcttcgttgcagTAAACGGAACATATAAATATACTATGAGTAATTgactcataggctacattatctcttcgttgtagcaaacggAAATATCATTATACTATGAGAATTcaactcataggctacattatctcttcgttgtaacaaactgaaatataattatactatgagaattcaactcataggctacattatctcttcgttgtagcaaacggAAATATCATTATACTATGAGAATTcaactcataggctacattatctcttcatTGTAGCAAACGGAAATATCATTATACTATGAGAATTcaactcataggctacattatctctttgTTGTAGCAAACAACAATATTATTCATAAACTCATCATAAATAGAATTAAACAAACAGTTCAACATTCATCCTCATATATACAACATcaaaatctcaaaataaatttcaaagctcaccaaaaaaatatatacattctgAAATAAACTTGCTTCTCCAAGATGAACTTTAAAAACATCGCTAAGTATATTAGCTACTCACCTAAATGACGCAATCATTGTCTTCCACTGCTGTTGGGAAGATCAACCACCGTATTTTCCACAGGAtctaaacatttaaaataatagaacAAGGGATTAGACAAAATCCCCAATTTTAGCAACCTAGGGTTTTGAGGAAACTACAATTAATTCCTAATACTTAGTTCCTAACCCTTTTTCACACAACCCCTAACTAATTAGTGCTATAACATACTCATCTAACACAATGGGTCATAAACATTTACCTTAAAGAGATCAAATAGAAAACCAATGAAATGCGTAGTGTTTTCCCCTTTTTCCTATCACCTTCTCGTGCTTGGAAAAACCCAAGGATGCAAAATGCTTGCAAATTTGGGAACCATGGGAGGAGATGAGCGAAAGGTTGAAGGATTAAATCTTTGGGGAAGAAGGGATAGGGTTAGAGAGGGGGTGGGCTGCTGcacaaaaagaaaatggaagttTTGAAAAGGGGGGGAGGGGTCTCGGGAGTTTTTAGAAAGCTGGAGGGGTGGGTgggtattattattatattattaattttttttttctccccttTTAATGAAACGGGATGTTTCAACACTAATATTATAAactaatattattaatcaaaataactaaaaatatacaaaatgttaAGTCAAATACATCGTCAAAAACTAATGATATCTAAAGTGTGAATAAACTATTATTGATCTGTGCGGCACCTACGTCGAGACCTCACGTCTTCTGTGACACCCCTGACAATCTTGAGACAATTTTGGATGACCTCTTCATGTGTGGATGTGCCTAGCGCATTTAGATGCTGCTCCAACGCCTCCACAATTGCATGGTGAGCCTCCtgttaaatagaaaacaaacaaattatacaaattagtattaaaataattgaagtaAATGACATACATCTAACCAAATAGTAacacttaccactgcatgtctggGCTCGTCCGCATCACGATCCGCATGTGTCGATGTCGGTGCTACCTCATGAGGGATATGACTGGGTTGCGTCGCATATGCATCTCGAGGAGGATCCATCTGTGGCGCAGTCATGAATGGATGCAATATGACAAAGAACCAGTCCATGTAGTCAGGCGCACACTGACCTGGCACAACAAATAGATCACCTGCTGCCGCCAGATGGTTTGAGTAGTGTGTCCAAGTATCGCCCACGTCATCATATGACACCCATGAATGGATAGGGTGTGCAGGAATGCACTGGACGTAGCCGAACTGGCGCATAACCCTCTCCGGTCTGTATCTAACAACAACAGGCCCCCAGCGGAGCTGTCCCGAGAAGCACAAAATTGGATGAAAGTCCTGCACGGGTCGGTGCTCCGCATATGGCATCCAGCAGACATCTGGGATCCTCAGACGATCCAAGCGCTGCTTGTACATCGCTGTAGATACCTTCTTCACAGTCTTCTTCGTCGCAATCCACCGACACGCACGTGGTGACACCTCGTCATAGTCCGGATTAGCATTGCACTCCGCAATTGACGGAAAGTGCTCGTATATCCAACACTATAGGGTTTACACGAAAATCATACatgttaattaaatatacacTCATTAAAACATAgttgtaaataaattatgaaatacaTGTTAATTACCTGTAACAAGGTGATGTAACCAGCAAGTTGTCGGCTGGTGTTGAGACTGGCATCATTAAGCTGATCGTACATATGGACGAGGCCagcagctccccatgcatacCGCCCAGCAAGAGTGAGGTCATGGAATGCCTATAAGTGTGAGACATGAACAtgggttgcactcttattagcaaaaagagtgtaACCCAAAAGATGTAGAAGATAAGCGCGAGCGGCAGCTGTCCAATGCTGCGTCTGACATCTGCGCTGGTATATGTCTCGCAGCCACTGCAGGCGTACATATGGTCCACCATATTGGCCTGTCTCGGCCATGGCCACCTCTGCTGAGACCATCAGTAACTCAACCAACAACACCACTGCCTCGTCGGTGCACAGAGGCTGGAAGTCATGGAATGTACCAACGATAGGCAAATAGAGAAGAGATGCGACGTTGTCCAGCGTGATCGACACCTCCCCCACAGGAAGATGGAAACTAGAAGTCTCCCGGTGTCACCTCTCCACAAAGGAGGATATAAGTCCCTGATCACTGGTTTCTATCGAACACGCGATCAAAGAACTTAATCTTGTCCCAGTAACCATGTTCTCAATTACAGGAACAGGCCCGCCCAAGTTATGCACCTTCCTCCCATGGGAGCATAACTTCAACTCAAGACGTTCCTGAATTGAAGTACAAAGAAACACACAATTTGTTCAAATAACGTCAATCAGtaaccaaaaactaaaaaaaaaataaaagttaattaactTTAATCTTATAAATACCTGTCCAGACCATACGCTGCCCGCAACATGGTCAACATACTCTGTAAGCACTGATAGGTCCCTGGGTCCACCAGGAAATCCCACAGGCTCATCC from Glycine soja cultivar W05 chromosome 16, ASM419377v2, whole genome shotgun sequence harbors:
- the LOC114389937 gene encoding uncharacterized protein LOC114389937, translated to MVKTRGLGHALGRVGARGLGKRGDGDDIDGAPQRQTPTASACRRRVPVILDDDVPVVPADSPAIPEAEAVVAGDEPMVDAAAQDTGAETNTQDTGAETGGDEPVGFPGGPRDLSVLTEYVDHVAGSVWSGQERLELKLCSHGRKVHNLGGPVPVIENMPLCTDEAVVLLVELLMVSAEVAMAETGQYGGPYAFHDLTLAGRYAWGAAGLVHMYDQLNDASLNTSRQLAGYITLLQCWIYEHFPSIAECNANPDYDEVSPRACRWIATKKTVKKVSTAMYKQRLDRLRIPDVCWMPYAEHRPVQDFHPILCFSGQLRWGPVVVRYRPERVMRQFGYVQCIPAHPIHSWVSYDDVGDTWTHYSNHLAAAGDLFVVPGQCAPDYMDWFFVILHPFMTAPQMDPPRDAYATQPSHIPHEVAPTSTHADRDADEPRHAVEAHHAIVEALEQHLNALGTSTHEEVIQNCLKIVRGVTEDVRNKRVNESVSGEASAQPQDVALRGRGRGHGRGRGRLGRGGGMQEVEVPRATLGNPTLAQLTANMQNMQEILDGAQHEQPLVQPTVAEVPLSAFTKLNPSTFSGSDIHEGPQTFVDEVS